Below is a genomic region from Spartinivicinus marinus.
CAAACTGACTGGTGCTGTTTGGTAGTGATGTGTAAATAAATCGCTGACAGGAGGCAAGGGTGTTTTTAAGTATTCATCAACTGATTGCTGTACATGGTCTGCAACTTGAGCCTGGAGGCGTTGCTCTTTTTGTTCATCCCACCAACCATGGCTATGCAAGTATTGCTGTAGTCGCTTAATGGGTTCTTTAGACCAGCCGGTTTTAAGCTCTTCTGCATTTCTGTAGCGGGTAGCATCATCAGCCGTGGTATGATCACTGAGCCGATAACTCATGGCTTCAATCAGGGTGGCACCTTTGCCGGTTCTTGCTCGGTGGAGGGCTTGATTAATAACTTCGTGGAGGGCAATAACATCATTGCCATCGACTTGTAAGGCAGGAATGCCTGCACCAATACCTTTTTGCGCTAAAGTGGGTGCCCCACACTGAAGCCTTCTTGGTACTGAAATAGCCCACTGGTTATTGTTAATAATAAACACCAGCGGCAGCTGCCAAATACCCGCCAGATTAATACTTTCTAAAAAGTCACCTTTAGAAGTACCGCCATCACCACAAGTACAGAGAACAGCCCGTTGCTGGCCACGAACCTTAATAGCCGCCGCTGCCCCAGCAGCATGTGGTACTTGAGTGGCGATGGGAACACAATAAGGTAAGTCTTCTTTGCAGTCTGGGTTGGCACTGCCTCGCTCATCACCTCCCCAATAACGATACACATCGGCTTGCTTCATGCCCCGTATTACCATAGCGGCATGATCTCGGTAATAGGGAACAAAAACATCATCTTTGGCCATCACACTGCCAATGATTACCGCGATGGCTTCTTGACCTAATGTGGAGGGGTAGGTGCCTAGTTGGCCTGTCCGCTGTAGTGCAATGGCTTTTTGGTCGGCCTGACGGGCTTGCACCATTTCTCGATAGTAATAAACCAGCTTGTCAGGCTTAGTTGCCCATTCTGGTAACGGTTGGGTGAGTTCAGCGTGCTCATTTAGGTATTGAACATAATCAATGATGACTTTGGTTTGAGAAATGCTCTTTTGGGAAAAACTGCTTTGGGACATGTAATCCCCCTTTTTTATATTTATCATTAAGCTAGTGGTTGTCTCAGATCTATTGAGAAACCAAGCGTGGGGCTGGTCATGGGTTATTGACCGGCACCAAAAACTATCCTGTTAGATAACTGGCTTGTTAGACTACTGGGAGCTGTAAAGTACTTCTTCAGCCATATGATCGGCTATTTCGCTACTGGGTATATTTTGACTAATTGAACGCTTGAGCAGAGTATGCAGGGTTGTGCCAATCTCCTCTATTTTCTTTTTAATGGCGTCCAGCTTAGCGCCTTTGTGTTGTAGTGCAACAAACATCAAGCCTCCTGCATTGATTAAGTAATCAGGCGCATACAAAATATTCCGCTGGTGAATAAACTCACCACAATGGGGAAGAGCTAGTTGATTATTAGCTGATCCTGCTACTACTTGGCAGTTTAGTTCATTGATAGTTGGTTTAGAGAGGATGCTGCCAAGTCCACAGGGGCTAAAGACATCGCAATGAACTTTATGAATGGCATCAGCTGTTGCAGCAGTGGCATTAAACTCATTAACACAGCGGGCTAGTTTGGCTTTATCGATATCTGCAACAGTGAGCCTAGCATCATTTTCATATAGTAATCTGGCTAGCTCGTAGCCAACATTCCCCAGCCCTTGAATAGCTACATGCACGCCTTGAAGGTTGGTTGCCTGGTGTCCTTTTAGTTGTAAGCAGGATTTGATCCCGTTAAATACGCCAAGGGCGGTATAAGGGGCTGGGTTACCACCGGTAGAAGTACAGGTAACATATTGGGTTTGGTTAGCGATGGCATCCATATCCTCAGTGGTAGTACCTGCATCCATAGCAGTAATATAACGGCCTCCCAACTCATTGACGAAGCGGCCAAAAGCTTCGAATAGTAACGCACGGTCTTTTATCTTGGTGGGTTTGAGGATAACTGCCTTACCCCCTCCCAGAGGTAAATTTGCCAATGCTGCCTTATAACTCATGCCTTTGGCTAAGCGGATAGCATCGTCTATTGCTTGATCGGCATTTTGGTACTCAATAATCCGGCAGCCGCCGAGTGCAGGGCCTAATAGTGTATTGTGGATAGCAATAATCGCTTTTAAGCCAGTTTCCTCATCATATTTAAAGTGAAGGTCGTTGACTCTCGCTGTTGTCATGCGTTTAAACATAACGGGGTCCTCCGTTGCCGCTAAACACATTAATGCTGCTATGGCTTTTAACCATTATGTAACTCTAGCCCGGATATTTCACCTGATCATAGTAATTTTGCCTTGGTTGATTTGTAATCCTTATTATTAGACATGCAGTGTCAGATTATTGGTAAGTAAATTAATACTTTCATTTAATTGGCTATATCTAAGAGCTACTATAAATAAGTAGCTGTAAATTCTATGGAGTAACTGATGACAGATGGTCACCAACGAGATGATGAGCGAAGATGTCTGCCAAGGAAGCGACTAAAAAACTGCCATATAGAAGTGTTAAGTCAACAAACTGGAGATATTCTTGGCAAAGTATTTGATATCAATATAAAAGGGTTTATGCTGCTATCTTCTAACCAGGTAAATCCTTTTGAGCAGTATGCATTATCGTTTGTGTTGCCGGATGGTAAACAGCAAGGAACATTGATTAACTTCGAAGCTGAATGTATGTGGTGCCAGGGCTCAAACTTTTCCAGTGACTTTGGGGCAGGCTTTGAGTTTAAACGCATAAAAAAATCCCACCTCCCCATATTAAAAGCCTTTATTGATGCATTTTAAGATGGATTTTCAAGGATCGGGATGGTTAAGGTTTCTTTAAGCTCTTCCATCACAATATAACTTTTTGACTCCCTCACACCTGGTAGCTTTAGTAGAATATCGCCCAATAATTCTCGATAAGAAGCCATCTCTGATATACGGGCTTTAATTAAGTAGTCAAAATCCCCAGAGACTAAATGACACTCTAAAACATGGGGAAGTTTAATCACTGCTCGGCGAAACTCATCGAAGATATCTGCAGACTTTGAATATAAACTGATCTCAACAAATACTAATAATCCAGCTTGTAGTAATTGAGGGTTTAATTTGGCGGCATAACCTTCAATGTAGCCTTCTCGCTCTAGTCGTTTGACTCGCTCAAGACAGGGGGTGGTGCTTAAGCCTACCTGATCAGCCAAATCTACATAGGAGATTCGACCATCTTCTTGTAAGATCCGCAAAATATTTCGATCAATTCGATCTAATTGACGGCTGGTTTCGCGTTTATTTCTCATTGGTATCTAAGTTGGTCGTTATTGTTACAGTTTAATGTAATTTATTTTTTAAAAAAGCACCACATTAGCTGTTCAAATAGGTTGTAATTGTTTTGTTTTACTATTGCAAGTCGATGTGAGTGCAATTACAAAGAAAAGAACGTGGTAGGCTTGTATTGCTCTGTATAGGGGGGATAGTGAAAGTAGTCGTTTTAGGCTGTGGTGTTATTGGAGTAACAACCGCTTATTATTTGGCAAAGCAAGGTCACCAGGTTGTCGTTGTTGATCGGCAGCCTGGGCCGGCACTGGAAACTAGCTTTGCTAATGCTGGGCAAATATCTCCTGGCTATTCAGCGCCTTGGGCAGCGCCAGGTATTCCATTAAAAGCTTTAAAATGGATGTTGCAAAGCCACTCCCCCCTAGTAATTCACCCTCAACTAGACTCTTTATTCTTGCACTGGCTATGGCAAATGT
It encodes:
- the pdhA gene encoding pyruvate dehydrogenase (acetyl-transferring) E1 component subunit alpha, which encodes MSQSSFSQKSISQTKVIIDYVQYLNEHAELTQPLPEWATKPDKLVYYYREMVQARQADQKAIALQRTGQLGTYPSTLGQEAIAVIIGSVMAKDDVFVPYYRDHAAMVIRGMKQADVYRYWGGDERGSANPDCKEDLPYCVPIATQVPHAAGAAAAIKVRGQQRAVLCTCGDGGTSKGDFLESINLAGIWQLPLVFIINNNQWAISVPRRLQCGAPTLAQKGIGAGIPALQVDGNDVIALHEVINQALHRARTGKGATLIEAMSYRLSDHTTADDATRYRNAEELKTGWSKEPIKRLQQYLHSHGWWDEQKEQRLQAQVADHVQQSVDEYLKTPLPPVSDLFTHHYQTAPVSLTEQQMAMEAKVTKGGGHD
- a CDS encoding Leu/Phe/Val dehydrogenase, with the translated sequence MFKRMTTARVNDLHFKYDEETGLKAIIAIHNTLLGPALGGCRIIEYQNADQAIDDAIRLAKGMSYKAALANLPLGGGKAVILKPTKIKDRALLFEAFGRFVNELGGRYITAMDAGTTTEDMDAIANQTQYVTCTSTGGNPAPYTALGVFNGIKSCLQLKGHQATNLQGVHVAIQGLGNVGYELARLLYENDARLTVADIDKAKLARCVNEFNATAATADAIHKVHCDVFSPCGLGSILSKPTINELNCQVVAGSANNQLALPHCGEFIHQRNILYAPDYLINAGGLMFVALQHKGAKLDAIKKKIEEIGTTLHTLLKRSISQNIPSSEIADHMAEEVLYSSQ
- a CDS encoding PilZ domain-containing protein, with amino-acid sequence MTDGHQRDDERRCLPRKRLKNCHIEVLSQQTGDILGKVFDINIKGFMLLSSNQVNPFEQYALSFVLPDGKQQGTLINFEAECMWCQGSNFSSDFGAGFEFKRIKKSHLPILKAFIDAF
- the lrp gene encoding leucine-responsive transcriptional regulator Lrp, with translation MRNKRETSRQLDRIDRNILRILQEDGRISYVDLADQVGLSTTPCLERVKRLEREGYIEGYAAKLNPQLLQAGLLVFVEISLYSKSADIFDEFRRAVIKLPHVLECHLVSGDFDYLIKARISEMASYRELLGDILLKLPGVRESKSYIVMEELKETLTIPILENPS